A stretch of the Puniceibacterium sp. IMCC21224 genome encodes the following:
- a CDS encoding glycosyltransferase family 2 protein: MTLPRLGVVIVTYNAANVILDCLESLFAARGTWLDIVVVDNESTDGTVETLRAWASGAQPYVVPRDMPFPLAPVAKPVQLNEGTQRVAGHRLTLIETDVNGGFAFGVNTGLAELAAREGIDRFWILNPDSAVPPETPHAFASFDTGPFSLLGGRVLYYDKPDMIQIDGGRINRRTGVTDNIALFQAHADTPPPDPAGIDFIMGASIVASRAFYDAAGPMPEDYFLYYEEVDWALRRGTLPLAYCPDGIIYHRAGTAIGSANLNRPAGPFSLYFKHRSRMRFMRRHFPVGLPTAFAYSLAKAAQLALKGYRREAWTLLLASLNRPPPAHVRGMLSESAARRALPEHSRRN; the protein is encoded by the coding sequence ATGACCCTGCCCAGACTCGGTGTCGTCATCGTCACCTACAACGCTGCCAACGTGATTCTTGACTGCCTGGAAAGCCTGTTCGCCGCCCGGGGCACGTGGCTCGACATCGTCGTGGTTGATAATGAATCGACCGATGGAACGGTCGAAACTTTGCGCGCCTGGGCTTCGGGGGCACAGCCCTATGTCGTCCCCCGGGACATGCCCTTTCCACTTGCCCCGGTTGCAAAGCCGGTCCAGCTGAACGAGGGGACACAGCGGGTCGCGGGCCACCGGCTGACACTGATTGAAACCGATGTGAACGGCGGTTTCGCCTTTGGGGTCAATACCGGTCTGGCCGAACTCGCTGCGCGTGAAGGGATCGACCGGTTCTGGATCCTGAATCCCGACAGCGCCGTGCCGCCGGAAACGCCCCATGCTTTTGCGAGTTTCGACACCGGCCCGTTTTCCCTGCTAGGCGGGCGCGTCCTGTATTATGACAAGCCAGACATGATCCAGATCGATGGCGGCCGGATCAACCGCCGCACGGGGGTGACAGATAACATCGCGCTGTTCCAGGCCCACGCCGACACGCCCCCGCCAGACCCTGCCGGGATCGATTTCATCATGGGAGCCAGCATCGTCGCCAGCCGCGCGTTTTACGACGCAGCGGGTCCGATGCCCGAAGACTACTTTCTTTATTACGAAGAGGTCGACTGGGCCCTGCGCCGCGGGACACTTCCGCTAGCCTACTGTCCGGACGGCATCATCTATCATCGCGCCGGCACCGCCATCGGATCGGCGAACCTGAACCGGCCGGCCGGTCCCTTCTCGCTGTATTTCAAACATCGCTCGCGGATGCGGTTCATGCGTCGGCACTTTCCAGTCGGCCTGCCGACGGCCTTTGCCTATTCCCTGGCCAAGGCGGCGCAGCTTGCACTCAAGGGCTACCGCCGCGAGGCTTGGACCCTGCTGCTGGCCAGCCTGAACCGCCCGCCGCCAGCACATGTGCGCGGCATGCTGTCAGAGTCTGCGGCACGCCGCGCCCTGCCTGAGCATTCCCGCCGCAACTGA